A window from Pseudomonas frederiksbergensis encodes these proteins:
- the rfbG gene encoding CDP-glucose 4,6-dehydratase gives MEAMGLSPEFWRGKRVLLTGHTGFKGSWLTLWLQSLGAQVSGFALDPSTEPSLFELARVHEGINDQRGDLRDLGALLELIAETQPEIVLHLAAQPLVREAYRDPLGTYSSNVMGTLNLLEAIRQVGGVRACVLVTTDKVYANKEWLWPYREDEALGGHDPYSSSKACCELLAQSYAASFFPAERYAEHGLALATARAGNVLGGGDFAPERLIPDVLKAWSADEPVTLRYPQAVRPWQHALEPLAGYLQLAAGLYEKGPGFAGAWNFGPSEADMCSVGEVVELLANRWPQARGLRIEPSDLHEAGLLRLDSSRARQLLAWQPRWSLQQCLTHTLDWHLAWQNGDDMRAITLGQLNLYRGAL, from the coding sequence ATGGAAGCAATGGGACTGAGCCCGGAATTCTGGCGTGGCAAACGCGTTCTGCTGACCGGCCACACCGGGTTCAAGGGCAGTTGGCTGACCCTGTGGCTGCAAAGCCTGGGCGCGCAAGTCAGCGGTTTTGCCCTCGACCCGTCGACCGAACCGAGCCTGTTCGAACTGGCCCGGGTGCACGAGGGCATCAATGATCAGCGCGGCGACTTGCGTGACCTCGGCGCATTGCTGGAGCTGATCGCCGAAACGCAGCCGGAAATCGTCCTGCACCTGGCGGCCCAGCCACTGGTGCGCGAAGCCTATCGCGATCCGCTCGGGACCTATTCCAGTAACGTCATGGGCACCCTCAACCTGCTCGAAGCGATCCGTCAGGTCGGTGGCGTGCGTGCCTGCGTGCTGGTGACCACCGACAAGGTTTACGCGAACAAGGAATGGCTGTGGCCCTACCGCGAAGACGAAGCCCTCGGCGGCCACGACCCTTACAGCAGCAGCAAGGCCTGCTGCGAGTTGCTGGCCCAGTCCTATGCCGCTTCGTTTTTCCCGGCCGAGCGCTATGCCGAACACGGTCTGGCGTTGGCCACGGCCCGGGCCGGCAACGTGCTGGGCGGTGGTGACTTCGCTCCAGAACGCTTGATCCCTGATGTGCTCAAGGCCTGGTCGGCGGATGAGCCGGTGACCCTGCGTTACCCGCAAGCCGTGCGCCCTTGGCAGCACGCTCTGGAACCGTTGGCCGGTTACCTGCAACTGGCCGCCGGTCTCTATGAAAAAGGTCCCGGGTTTGCCGGTGCCTGGAACTTTGGCCCGAGCGAAGCGGACATGTGCAGCGTTGGCGAAGTGGTCGAACTGCTCGCCAACCGCTGGCCACAAGCGCGCGGATTGCGCATCGAACCGAGCGATTTGCATGAGGCCGGTCTGTTGCGCCTCGACAGCAGCCGCGCCCGTCAACTGTTGGCCTGGCAACCGCGCTGGTCGTTGCAGCAATGCCTGACCCATACCCTCGATTGGCACCTGGCCTGGCAAAACGGCGACGACATGCGCGCCATCACGTTGGGCCAGTTGAACCTGTACCGAGGCGCGCTGTGA
- a CDS encoding dTDP-4-dehydrorhamnose 3,5-epimerase family protein, translated as MSEFLLKSLPLAGLFSVQHKRFEDERGHFARLFCEGSLSAFGQPFHIRQINHSCTRERGSVRGLHYQNASAPEAKLITCLRGEVWDVAVDLRPDSETFLHWHAEHLRAGDGRSLLIPAGFAHGFQTLTDDAELLYLHSADYTPAHEGGLSVNDPRLAIAWPLPVNNLSARDSSHPVLDEHFAGVRV; from the coding sequence GTGAGCGAGTTTCTGTTGAAGTCATTGCCGCTGGCCGGACTGTTCAGCGTGCAGCACAAACGCTTCGAAGATGAGCGTGGGCACTTTGCGCGGCTGTTCTGCGAAGGCAGCCTGAGCGCCTTCGGCCAGCCGTTTCATATCCGCCAGATCAACCATTCCTGCACCCGTGAGCGGGGCAGTGTGCGGGGTCTGCATTATCAGAACGCCAGCGCACCGGAAGCCAAATTGATCACGTGTCTGCGTGGTGAGGTCTGGGACGTGGCGGTGGATTTACGCCCGGACTCGGAGACCTTTCTGCACTGGCACGCCGAACACCTGCGTGCTGGCGATGGCCGCAGCCTGTTGATCCCGGCCGGTTTTGCCCATGGTTTCCAAACCCTCACCGATGACGCCGAATTGCTTTACCTGCACAGCGCTGATTACACGCCTGCGCATGAGGGCGGTTTGTCGGTGAACGATCCACGGCTGGCGATTGCTTGGCCGTTGCCTGTCAATAATCTGTCGGCCAGGGATTCCAGCCATCCCGTGCTCGATGAACACTTCGCTGGAGTGCGTGTATGA
- a CDS encoding class I SAM-dependent methyltransferase — MNCRGCATPLALPLIDLGTSPPSNAYVRADQLEQSEQWVPLKVAVCQQCWLVQTEDYTSADSLFDAEYAYFSSFSSTWLTHAERYVGEMVERFDLTADSRVVEIAANDGYLLQYVAGRGIPCLGVEPTRSTAQAAREKGLEIRELFFGRDTALQLTNEGWAADLMAANNVLAHVPDINDFLCGFATLLKPTGVATFEFPQLLTLMAGQQFDTLYHEHYSYLSLTAVQTLCERNGLEVFDVSQLSTHGGSLRVFVQRVDGVRREVLPAVQLQLQAELDAGVKTPEYYATLAPAAEHIKHELLRFLLQAKADGKRVVGYGAAAKGNTLLNYAGVKPDLLAWVADANPHKQGKYLPGSRIPIVSPAQIDIEKPDYVLVLPWNLLHEVSQQLARVRQWDGRFVIAVPELTVL, encoded by the coding sequence ATGAACTGCCGTGGTTGCGCAACGCCGCTGGCCTTGCCGCTGATTGATCTGGGCACTTCGCCGCCGTCCAATGCCTACGTGCGCGCCGATCAGCTGGAACAATCCGAGCAATGGGTGCCGCTGAAGGTTGCAGTGTGTCAGCAATGCTGGCTGGTGCAGACCGAGGATTACACCAGCGCCGACAGCCTGTTCGACGCCGAGTACGCCTACTTCAGTTCGTTTTCCAGCACCTGGCTGACCCATGCCGAGCGCTATGTGGGCGAGATGGTCGAGCGTTTCGATCTGACGGCTGACAGCCGTGTGGTGGAAATCGCCGCCAACGACGGTTACTTGTTGCAGTACGTGGCCGGGCGCGGCATCCCTTGCCTGGGCGTCGAGCCGACCCGCAGCACCGCGCAAGCAGCTCGGGAAAAAGGCCTGGAAATCCGCGAGCTGTTCTTCGGCCGCGATACCGCGTTGCAGCTGACAAACGAAGGCTGGGCCGCCGACCTGATGGCGGCCAACAACGTGCTGGCCCACGTGCCGGATATCAATGATTTCCTCTGCGGTTTCGCTACTTTGCTCAAGCCGACGGGCGTGGCGACATTTGAATTTCCGCAGTTGCTGACCCTGATGGCAGGGCAGCAATTCGACACGCTGTATCACGAGCACTATTCCTACCTGTCCCTGACCGCCGTGCAAACGCTGTGCGAGCGCAACGGTCTGGAAGTGTTCGATGTCAGTCAGCTCTCGACCCACGGCGGTTCGCTGCGCGTGTTCGTTCAGCGCGTCGATGGTGTGCGCCGCGAAGTCCTGCCAGCGGTTCAACTGCAACTGCAAGCCGAGCTCGATGCCGGTGTAAAAACCCCCGAGTACTACGCAACCCTCGCGCCCGCCGCCGAACACATCAAGCACGAACTGCTGCGCTTCCTGTTGCAGGCCAAAGCCGACGGCAAGCGTGTGGTCGGGTACGGCGCCGCTGCCAAGGGCAACACCTTGCTCAACTACGCAGGGGTCAAACCGGACTTGCTGGCCTGGGTCGCCGATGCCAACCCGCACAAGCAGGGCAAGTACCTGCCGGGCAGTCGTATCCCGATCGTTTCGCCGGCGCAGATCGACATCGAGAAACCGGATTACGTGCTGGTCTTGCCGTGGAATTTGCTGCATGAAGTCAGTCAACAATTGGCCCGGGTGCGTCAGTGGGATGGCCGTTTCGTGATCGCCGTGCCCGAGTTGACCGTCCTGTGA
- a CDS encoding NAD-dependent epimerase/dehydratase family protein, whose product MKVLVTGATGFVGRHLVAALLARGCEVRAVARNAETAASMPWINAVEFIAADIHAADLDIAKLTTGVDALAHLAWPGLPNYQALFHFEHNLMADYRFIKGAVEAGVSQVLVTGTCFEYGMQSGSLSEQSAPQPSNPYGLAKNTLRVFLENLQREKSFTLQWARLFYLHGSGQNPNSLLAALDRAIDAGDERFNMSAGEQLRDYLAIETAAGYLAAILQQRDFNGVINCSSGQPISVRALVEQRLRERDASISLNLGHYPYPTHEPMAFWGVADRLQQLLGAEHEA is encoded by the coding sequence GTGAAAGTGCTCGTGACCGGCGCCACCGGGTTTGTCGGCCGGCATCTGGTCGCGGCCTTGCTTGCTCGTGGTTGCGAAGTTCGCGCCGTGGCGCGCAATGCCGAGACTGCCGCGAGCATGCCGTGGATCAATGCGGTGGAGTTCATCGCCGCGGATATTCACGCCGCTGACCTGGACATCGCCAAGCTGACCACGGGTGTCGATGCCTTGGCGCATTTGGCCTGGCCGGGGTTGCCGAACTATCAGGCACTGTTCCATTTCGAGCACAACCTGATGGCTGACTACCGGTTCATCAAGGGCGCGGTCGAGGCGGGCGTGTCGCAGGTGCTGGTCACCGGAACCTGTTTCGAATACGGCATGCAGAGTGGGTCGCTCAGCGAGCAGTCCGCGCCGCAGCCAAGCAACCCTTATGGGCTGGCAAAGAACACCTTGCGCGTGTTCCTCGAAAACTTGCAGCGCGAGAAGTCATTCACCCTGCAATGGGCGCGGCTGTTTTACCTGCACGGCAGCGGACAGAACCCCAATAGTTTGCTGGCAGCGCTGGATCGGGCGATCGATGCCGGCGACGAACGTTTCAACATGTCGGCCGGTGAGCAACTGCGCGATTACCTGGCCATCGAGACTGCCGCCGGTTATCTCGCGGCGATCCTGCAACAGCGGGACTTCAATGGCGTGATCAATTGTTCCAGCGGCCAGCCGATATCGGTCAGAGCGCTGGTCGAGCAGCGGCTGCGTGAACGTGACGCATCGATCAGTTTGAACCTCGGTCACTACCCATACCCGACCCATGAACCGATGGCGTTCTGGGGCGTGGCGGACCGCTTGCAACAGCTACTGGGAGCAGAGCATGAGGCATGA
- a CDS encoding class I SAM-dependent methyltransferase, which yields MRHELYRVADLPVLQNRTFADPQSARASASADMVLVQDEQSGLIFNQAFDADTLSYDADYQNEQAHSVQFQKHLSDVEGIIARHFKGQELIEVGCGKGYFLELLKGQGYAITGIDPAYEGDNVDVIKAPFTRGLGLAADAIVLRHVLEHIQDPVSFLAEIAEANQGGQIYIEVPCFDWIIEHRAWFDLFYEHVNYFRLDDLRRMFGTVQEAGHLFGGQYLYIVADLSTLRLTPEHPVPRLDLPEGFTRSLERAVQIIQADPEQGSAIWGASSKGVIYSLFLQRAGVAVDRVVDINPAKQGRYLPLSGVRVSSPQEAMEALPEGANLFVMNSNYLEEIKRMTGGRYVYHAVDNASFQ from the coding sequence ATGAGGCATGAGTTGTATCGGGTCGCCGACCTGCCGGTGTTGCAGAATCGCACCTTCGCCGACCCGCAATCGGCCAGGGCTTCGGCCTCTGCCGACATGGTGTTGGTACAGGATGAGCAGAGCGGGTTGATCTTCAACCAGGCCTTCGATGCCGACACGCTCAGCTACGACGCCGACTACCAAAATGAGCAGGCGCATTCGGTCCAGTTCCAGAAGCACCTGAGCGATGTCGAAGGCATCATTGCCCGGCACTTCAAGGGCCAGGAACTGATCGAAGTCGGCTGCGGCAAAGGCTACTTTCTCGAACTCCTGAAAGGTCAGGGCTATGCCATCACCGGCATCGACCCGGCGTACGAAGGCGACAATGTCGACGTGATCAAGGCCCCGTTCACGCGCGGGCTGGGTCTGGCGGCGGACGCCATCGTGCTGCGTCATGTGCTCGAACACATTCAGGATCCGGTGAGCTTTCTTGCCGAGATCGCCGAGGCCAATCAGGGCGGGCAGATCTACATCGAAGTGCCGTGCTTCGACTGGATTATCGAGCACCGCGCCTGGTTCGACCTGTTCTACGAGCACGTCAATTACTTCCGCCTCGATGACCTGCGCCGGATGTTCGGCACCGTGCAGGAGGCCGGTCACCTGTTCGGTGGCCAATACCTGTACATCGTTGCGGATCTTTCGACCTTGCGCCTGACCCCGGAACACCCGGTGCCGCGCCTGGACCTGCCCGAAGGTTTCACCCGTAGCCTTGAACGTGCGGTGCAGATTATTCAGGCCGACCCCGAACAAGGTTCGGCGATCTGGGGGGCATCGTCCAAAGGCGTGATCTATTCACTGTTCCTGCAACGGGCCGGTGTGGCAGTGGACCGCGTGGTGGATATCAATCCGGCCAAGCAGGGCCGTTATCTGCCGCTGAGCGGTGTGCGGGTGTCCTCTCCACAAGAGGCCATGGAGGCTCTGCCCGAAGGCGCCAATCTGTTTGTGATGAACTCCAACTACCTCGAAGAGATCAAGCGGATGACTGGTGGACGCTACGTCTATCACGCCGTCGACAACGCTTCGTTCCAGTGA
- a CDS encoding cephalosporin hydroxylase family protein yields MTDNSINKAFEAECQAEIARQGDDQKLTGLARDFFNESARHKYSYHFSWMGRPIIQLPQDMMAMQEIIWQVKPDLVIECGIAHGGSIIYYASLLELQGHGEVLGIDLDIRAHNREAIESHPMSKRISMIEGSSIAPAIAAKVRAAAEGKKVILVLDSNHTHDHVLEELRLYAPLVSVDSYCVVMDTVVEDMPADFFPDRPWGPGDNPKTAVWKYLEENKDFEIDQPLQNKLLITVAPDGYLRRVR; encoded by the coding sequence ATGACCGACAACAGCATCAACAAAGCCTTCGAAGCCGAATGCCAGGCAGAAATCGCGCGTCAGGGCGATGACCAGAAACTCACCGGCCTGGCCCGGGATTTTTTCAATGAATCGGCCAGGCACAAATACAGCTACCACTTCTCGTGGATGGGCCGTCCGATCATCCAGTTGCCGCAAGACATGATGGCCATGCAAGAGATCATCTGGCAGGTCAAACCGGACCTGGTGATCGAATGCGGTATCGCCCATGGCGGTTCGATCATCTACTACGCATCGTTGCTGGAGCTGCAAGGCCACGGCGAAGTGCTGGGCATCGATCTCGACATTCGTGCGCACAACCGCGAAGCCATCGAGAGCCACCCGATGAGCAAGCGCATTTCGATGATCGAGGGTTCGAGCATCGCCCCGGCCATCGCCGCCAAAGTCCGCGCTGCGGCCGAAGGCAAGAAAGTCATTCTGGTGCTGGACTCCAACCACACCCACGACCACGTGCTTGAAGAATTGCGTCTCTATGCGCCACTGGTTTCGGTGGACAGCTACTGCGTGGTGATGGACACCGTGGTTGAAGACATGCCGGCCGACTTCTTCCCGGATCGTCCATGGGGCCCGGGCGACAACCCGAAGACTGCGGTATGGAAGTACCTGGAAGAGAACAAGGACTTCGAAATTGACCAGCCACTGCAAAACAAGCTGCTGATCACCGTGGCGCCGGACGGCTACCTACGTCGCGTTCGTTAA
- a CDS encoding TIGR00180 family glycosyltransferase, which translates to MQVQSNTQTNVTPLNELFTVVVITHNRSAFLRRALQYYSSYSAKVLVLDSSVQGDERLAADFPSVDYRHLPQFTYTGFQQKLAYGASQVTTPYMVLAADDDFLLHDALTESVNFLEANPDYGMCHGYCLMYLTHSNYVQYYRRDKKVKEDYSADRAQDRVLDYMGQYIPPFYAVHRTSLLQDWYAAMPEGTIFEWQEIGHVYYMLARAKARILPTPYVVREVNYGRSDHNTEIIHVLSFKDARSVAERERFAGFLATLPTGISDLNQVQTVEFALQSFQALADSLAARNALTIEPIFESYWKDPTIGPKRAFGPHQYVEMPFYNQAFFDQLTECEFLLHAMPAGRLQLEEMEGALLQQHTLQRIYSNDTSETIQNRLLHAVQLGAFNRRVVQKLVQQLLDMGESTDAKILTDWIARLDSVPTYDSRQLLDGMPSGRLLNWLQARQPNDTAVRKINQHLAANKGGPQFGILLLDLEADMDKLQTTFDSLMESAFRAFKVVVFTTGDLPQVTTEQNTVHFVKVSASNYVDRLNQIAQRSTSDWLLLAEAGDEFTSAGFLRASLELQNAEGCRAVAMDEIHRRSNGTLTEVFRPDFNLDLLQSLPALTARHWLFRREVLVDVGGYAREFSDALEFDLLLRLIETGGLAGLAHLAEPLLITPAVEMAPNEHQRQTLVRHLATRGYQAQVSAEVFGGLRIDYRHAGRPKVSIIVRSEGCQEQLQRCLVSVLQRTRYQNNEIIIADNHSQSADLLTWLDSLEQNGGGRIRLIKNERRVSSSALLNQAVAQAQGEYLVLLAEDAEVVNANWVEALLNQAQRPEVGVVGAKLVDHEGSVTGAGLILGLEDGVASAFIGEKKDAPGHMHRLLVEQNYSAVSDACLMVRKEVFDALGGLDEEHFEQAYADVDFCLKVVDAGLLTVWTPQVQIAHPGTLPDDPQAAAALRDKWQARFAQDAAYNPNLSLTGKGFTLGDAASVNWAQLLA; encoded by the coding sequence ATGCAGGTTCAAAGCAACACTCAAACCAACGTGACACCGCTGAACGAGCTGTTCACGGTGGTGGTTATCACCCACAACCGCAGTGCGTTCCTGCGACGTGCCTTGCAGTACTACAGCAGCTACTCCGCCAAGGTGCTGGTGCTGGATTCGTCCGTGCAGGGCGATGAGCGCCTCGCGGCCGACTTCCCGTCGGTCGACTATCGCCATTTGCCTCAGTTCACCTACACGGGTTTTCAACAAAAGCTTGCGTATGGTGCCAGCCAGGTCACCACACCGTACATGGTGCTGGCCGCCGACGATGACTTCCTGCTGCACGATGCATTGACCGAGTCTGTGAACTTCCTCGAGGCCAATCCCGATTACGGCATGTGCCACGGCTACTGCCTGATGTACCTGACGCACTCCAATTATGTGCAGTACTACCGTCGCGACAAGAAGGTGAAAGAGGATTACAGCGCCGATCGCGCGCAGGATCGTGTGCTCGACTACATGGGCCAGTACATTCCGCCGTTCTATGCGGTGCACCGTACTTCGCTGTTGCAGGACTGGTACGCGGCCATGCCGGAGGGCACGATTTTCGAGTGGCAGGAAATCGGTCACGTGTACTACATGCTCGCGCGGGCCAAGGCGCGGATTCTGCCGACGCCTTATGTGGTGCGGGAGGTCAACTACGGTCGTTCGGATCACAATACCGAAATCATTCACGTCCTGAGTTTCAAAGACGCCCGCTCCGTCGCCGAGCGTGAGCGCTTTGCCGGTTTCCTCGCCACGCTGCCGACCGGCATCAGCGACCTGAACCAGGTGCAGACCGTAGAGTTCGCCCTGCAAAGTTTCCAGGCGCTGGCCGACAGCCTGGCCGCGCGCAATGCATTGACGATCGAGCCGATTTTCGAGTCCTACTGGAAAGACCCCACCATCGGCCCGAAGCGCGCATTCGGGCCTCATCAGTATGTCGAGATGCCGTTCTACAACCAGGCGTTTTTCGATCAACTGACCGAGTGCGAATTCCTGCTCCATGCGATGCCTGCCGGACGCTTGCAGCTGGAAGAAATGGAAGGTGCGTTACTTCAGCAGCACACGTTGCAGCGGATCTATTCCAATGACACGTCCGAGACCATCCAGAACCGTTTGCTGCATGCCGTACAGTTGGGCGCATTCAACCGTAGGGTTGTGCAAAAACTGGTGCAGCAACTGTTGGACATGGGCGAGAGCACCGATGCGAAAATATTGACGGACTGGATTGCCCGCCTCGACAGCGTACCGACCTACGACAGCCGTCAGTTGCTGGACGGTATGCCCTCCGGCCGGCTGTTGAACTGGTTGCAGGCTCGCCAGCCGAACGACACGGCAGTACGGAAAATCAATCAACATCTGGCGGCCAATAAGGGCGGGCCTCAGTTCGGCATTCTGCTGCTGGATCTTGAAGCCGACATGGACAAGTTGCAGACCACCTTTGACAGCCTGATGGAAAGCGCTTTCCGCGCCTTTAAGGTGGTGGTCTTCACCACCGGTGATTTGCCCCAGGTCACCACCGAACAAAATACTGTGCATTTTGTAAAGGTCAGTGCAAGCAACTACGTCGATAGACTGAACCAGATTGCCCAGCGCTCGACGTCGGACTGGCTGCTGTTGGCCGAGGCCGGCGATGAGTTCACGTCTGCCGGCTTCCTGCGTGCCAGCCTTGAGTTGCAGAACGCCGAAGGTTGCCGTGCGGTGGCGATGGATGAGATTCATCGCCGTAGCAACGGCACATTGACCGAAGTTTTCCGTCCGGACTTCAACCTCGACCTGCTGCAAAGTCTGCCGGCGTTGACCGCCCGGCATTGGCTGTTCCGACGCGAGGTGCTGGTGGATGTCGGCGGTTATGCCCGCGAGTTCAGCGATGCCCTGGAATTCGACCTGCTGCTGCGCCTGATCGAAACTGGCGGGCTGGCGGGTCTGGCGCATTTGGCCGAACCATTGCTCATCACCCCGGCAGTGGAGATGGCACCGAACGAGCACCAACGTCAGACTCTGGTGCGCCACCTGGCAACCCGTGGCTATCAGGCACAGGTGAGCGCTGAGGTATTTGGTGGCTTGCGGATCGACTACCGCCACGCCGGGCGTCCGAAGGTGTCGATCATCGTACGCAGTGAAGGCTGTCAGGAGCAATTGCAGCGCTGCCTGGTGAGCGTATTGCAGCGCACGCGCTATCAGAACAACGAAATTATCATCGCTGACAATCACAGTCAGTCAGCCGATCTGCTGACGTGGCTCGACAGTCTGGAGCAAAACGGCGGCGGGCGGATTCGCCTGATCAAGAACGAGCGGCGCGTGAGCTCGTCGGCACTGCTCAACCAGGCCGTCGCGCAGGCGCAAGGTGAGTATCTGGTACTGCTCGCAGAAGACGCCGAGGTGGTCAATGCCAATTGGGTCGAAGCCTTGCTCAATCAGGCTCAGCGTCCTGAAGTGGGTGTGGTGGGGGCCAAACTGGTTGATCACGAGGGCAGCGTGACCGGCGCCGGTCTGATTCTGGGACTGGAAGATGGCGTGGCTTCTGCGTTCATTGGCGAGAAAAAAGACGCACCGGGTCATATGCATCGACTGCTGGTCGAGCAGAATTATTCGGCAGTTTCCGACGCTTGTCTGATGGTGCGCAAGGAGGTGTTCGACGCACTGGGCGGGCTGGATGAAGAGCATTTCGAGCAAGCGTATGCCGATGTCGACTTTTGCCTGAAAGTCGTCGATGCCGGGTTGCTGACCGTATGGACGCCGCAAGTGCAAATCGCCCACCCCGGCACTTTGCCGGATGACCCGCAGGCGGCAGCTGCCCTGCGTGACAAGTGGCAGGCGCGCTTCGCTCAGGACGCGGCCTACAACCCGAATCTTTCCCTGACCGGCAAGGGCTTTACTCTTGGCGACGCTGCCAGTGTCAACTGGGCGCAGTTGCTCGCATAA
- the pseB gene encoding UDP-N-acetylglucosamine 4,6-dehydratase (inverting) — MFNGKSIFISGGTGSFGRNFIRRLLEQYQPKRVVVFSRDELKQYEMQQTFNAPCMRYFLGDVRDAERLRQAMRGIDYVVHAAALKQVPAAEYNPTECIRTNVNGAENIIAAAIDNGVKKVVALSTDKAASPINLYGATKLLSDKLFVAANNIAGDQNTRFSVVRYGNVAGSRGSVVPFFSKLIAEGATELPITDERMTRFWITLDHGVQFVLDSFARMHGGEVFVPKIPSIRIVDLALGMAEHLPHRNVGIRPGEKLHELMVPLDDARMTLEFDDHYTIQPSIRFTSVDVDFAVDKLGEQGTPVSEDFEYRSDTNPHFLSVGQIADLHAELSA; from the coding sequence ATGTTCAACGGTAAATCGATTTTCATCTCTGGCGGCACCGGCTCGTTCGGGCGCAATTTCATCCGCCGGTTGCTGGAGCAATATCAGCCCAAGCGTGTGGTGGTGTTCTCCCGCGATGAGCTCAAGCAGTACGAGATGCAACAGACCTTCAACGCGCCGTGCATGCGTTACTTCCTCGGCGATGTGCGTGATGCCGAGCGTTTGCGTCAGGCCATGCGCGGTATCGATTACGTGGTGCATGCCGCGGCACTGAAACAAGTGCCGGCGGCAGAATACAACCCCACCGAATGCATTCGTACCAACGTCAACGGTGCGGAAAACATCATTGCCGCAGCCATCGATAACGGCGTGAAAAAGGTCGTCGCGCTGTCCACCGACAAGGCGGCCAGCCCCATCAACCTATACGGCGCGACCAAGCTGTTGTCGGACAAATTGTTCGTCGCCGCGAACAACATTGCCGGTGACCAGAACACCCGTTTTTCGGTGGTTCGTTACGGCAACGTCGCCGGCTCGCGGGGGTCGGTGGTGCCGTTTTTCAGCAAGCTGATTGCCGAGGGCGCCACGGAGCTGCCGATCACCGATGAACGCATGACGCGTTTCTGGATCACCCTCGATCACGGTGTGCAGTTTGTGCTCGACAGCTTTGCGCGCATGCACGGTGGTGAAGTGTTTGTGCCGAAGATCCCGTCGATTCGTATCGTCGATCTGGCGTTGGGCATGGCTGAACATTTGCCGCACAGGAACGTCGGCATTCGTCCGGGAGAAAAACTTCATGAGCTGATGGTCCCGCTGGACGACGCGCGCATGACCCTGGAGTTCGATGATCACTACACGATTCAACCGTCGATTCGTTTCACCAGCGTCGACGTGGATTTTGCTGTCGACAAACTGGGCGAGCAGGGCACGCCTGTGAGCGAGGATTTTGAGTACCGCTCCGACACCAACCCGCACTTCCTGTCGGTCGGCCAGATCGCAGATCTGCACGCGGAGCTGTCGGCATGA
- the pseC gene encoding UDP-4-amino-4,6-dideoxy-N-acetyl-beta-L-altrosamine transaminase, translating to MIPYGRQSLDQADIDAVVAVLQSDWLTQGPTIERFEQAMAERCQADFAVAVCNATAALHIACLAAGLGPGDRLWTTPNTFLASANCGRYCGAEVDFVDIDPLTWNLDAYTLAAKLEAAERDGTLPKVLVAVAFSGQSCDMRMIAELAERYGFTVIEDASHAVGASYAGRPVGCGEFAAMTVFSFHPVKIITSAEGGMVLTNRPELAGRLQRLRSHGMTRDPQQMTEPSHGPWYYQQVELGFNYRITDLQAALGLSQLNKLDGFIERRRELAARYDRLLAYLPLTLPSAQPEAESAWHLYVVRLQPDRINLSHRQVFEGLRAAGIGVNLHYIPLHLQPYYRELGFAEGDFPQAERYYAEAISLPMFPLLSDEQQDFVVEQLRRLVLEE from the coding sequence ATGATTCCCTACGGTCGGCAAAGCCTCGATCAGGCAGACATCGATGCGGTGGTCGCCGTGTTGCAGTCCGACTGGCTGACACAAGGGCCGACCATTGAACGCTTCGAACAGGCCATGGCCGAGCGTTGTCAGGCTGATTTCGCGGTGGCGGTGTGCAATGCCACCGCCGCGTTGCACATTGCCTGTCTAGCTGCCGGGCTCGGCCCGGGAGACCGGTTGTGGACCACGCCGAACACCTTTTTGGCTTCGGCCAATTGTGGTCGCTATTGCGGCGCCGAAGTGGACTTCGTCGACATCGATCCGCTGACCTGGAATCTCGACGCCTACACGCTGGCGGCGAAGCTTGAAGCTGCCGAGCGTGACGGCACGCTGCCGAAGGTTCTGGTGGCCGTGGCGTTTTCCGGTCAGAGCTGCGACATGCGCATGATCGCCGAGTTGGCCGAACGCTATGGCTTTACGGTGATCGAGGACGCGTCCCACGCGGTCGGCGCATCCTATGCCGGGCGTCCGGTGGGCTGCGGCGAATTTGCGGCGATGACGGTGTTCAGTTTTCACCCGGTGAAGATCATCACCAGTGCCGAGGGCGGCATGGTCCTGACCAATCGCCCGGAATTGGCCGGGCGCCTGCAACGCTTGCGCAGCCACGGCATGACCCGCGATCCGCAGCAGATGACTGAACCCAGTCACGGTCCCTGGTACTACCAGCAAGTGGAATTGGGCTTCAACTACCGGATCACCGATCTGCAAGCGGCGCTCGGTTTGTCACAACTGAACAAGCTCGATGGCTTCATCGAGCGTCGTCGTGAACTGGCGGCGCGGTATGACCGATTGCTGGCGTACCTGCCGCTGACCTTGCCCAGTGCGCAGCCCGAAGCCGAGTCGGCGTGGCATCTGTACGTGGTGCGGTTGCAACCTGATCGGATCAACCTCAGCCATCGGCAGGTGTTCGAAGGGTTGCGGGCAGCCGGGATCGGAGTGAACCTGCACTATATTCCGCTGCATTTGCAGCCGTACTATCGCGAGCTGGGATTTGCCGAAGGTGACTTCCCGCAGGCCGAGCGTTATTACGCCGAGGCCATCAGCCTGCCGATGTTTCCTTTGCTGAGCGATGAACAACAGGACTTCGTGGTCGAGCAACTGCGTCGGCTGGTTCTTGAGGAGTAG